In the genome of Oncorhynchus clarkii lewisi isolate Uvic-CL-2024 chromosome 4, UVic_Ocla_1.0, whole genome shotgun sequence, one region contains:
- the LOC139407197 gene encoding inactive serine protease 35-like: MGPIPLCLLLCALPLCVPVWGGHGDDDDDKEYGWSVQSIPLILDRHTVHLRTPKFGGKGDGACGDAHTFGGKDEGKDGEGVCGIECQSALPPPDQATVESMLGYETVYENGTRTYTDVTLQGLNETTSRTPSHTRRKRQVYGLDGRFVISDSHFTTNYPFSTAVRLSTGCSGVLVSDKHILTAAHCVHDGKDYLQGVRRLKVGVLQVKSKQGRGGGRRGGRRRGGRRGGDVERVGKVKGEEEVGEEEEDGNGIDEEGPRQEQRRRGGRRRGMKGKGEIQNAVDGETGAEGGEEGNTEKESREGGGRQRRRGSRSSRVQRSTETKKQPSFRWTRVKQIHIPKGWIHTGDDDTNAVTPDYDYALLELKRPIKQKHMELGVAPAAKPLPLGRIHFSGFDNEPEGGQTEGEKEKVVYRFCSVTEESDDLLYQHCDAQQGASGAGVYIRLRQEVEGSNKRKWQRKVIGVFSGHRWVEGDQGEKRDYNVAVRITPLKYAQICHWIHGDPSMCTKA, encoded by the coding sequence ATGGGCCCCATTCCCCTGTGTCTGCTGCTCTGTGCCCTGCccctgtgtgttcctgtctgggGGGGCcacggtgatgatgatgatgataaagaGTATGGCTGGTCCGTGCAGAGTATCCCGTTGATTCTGGACAGGCACACAGTGCATCTGCGGACTCCCAAATTTGGGGGGAAGGGTGATGGGGCATGTGGGGATGCTCACACATTTGGGGGGAAGGATGAGGGGAAAGATGGGGAGGGGGTGTGTGGGATAGAGTGTCAGAGCGCTCTCCCCCCTCCCGACCAGGCCACGGTGGAGAGCATGCTGGGATACGAGACGGTGTACGAAAACGGCACGCGCACATACACCGATGTCACACTGCAGGGCCTGAATGAGACGACTTCACGCACACCCTCACACACTCGCAGGAAACGTCAGGTGTACGGCTTAGACGGGCGCTTTGTCATCTCAGACAGCCACTTTACCACCAACTACCCGTTCTCCACGGCGGTCCGCCTGTCCACGGGCTGCTCCGGGGTCCTGGTGTCTGACAAACACATCTTGACGGCAGCCCACTGTGTCCACGACGGGAAGGACTACCTGCAGGGGGTCCGCAGGCTGAAAGTCGGGGTCCTACAGGTCAAATCTAAacaaggtagggggggggggaggaggggggggaggaggagaggtgggaggagaggaggagatgtggaAAGGGTGGgaaaggtgaaaggagaggaagaggttggagaagaggaggaggatgggaatGGGATAGATGAAGAAGGACCGAGACAGGAGCAGAGACGGAGAGGAGGGAGGCGGAGAGGAatgaagggaaagggggagataCAGAACGCGGTTGATGGGGAGACCGGAGCAGAGGGAGGTGAAGAAGGgaacacagagaaggagagcagagagggagggggtaggcagagaaggagaggtagcAGAAGTAGCCGTGTACAACGCAGCACAGAAACTAAAAAGCAGCCCTCCTTCCGCTGGACACGCGTGAAACAAATCCACATCCCCAAGGGTTGGATACACACAGGGGACGATGACACTAACGCCGTCACCCCTGACTATGACTACGCCCTCCTAGAGTTGAAACGGCCAATCAAACAGAAGCACATGGAGCTGGGGGTGGCGCCCGCTGCAAAGCCTCTCCCCTTAGGTCGCATCCACTTCTCAGGGTTTGACAATGAGCCAGAGGGAGGACaaacggagggagagaaagaaaaggtgGTCTATCGCTTCTGTTCAGTGACGGAGGAGTCAGACGACCTGTTGTATCAGCACTGTGACGCCCAGCAGGGGGCGTCAGGTGCTGGCGTATACATCCGgctcagacaggaagtggaggggTCCAATAAGAGGAAGTGGCAGCGGAAGGTGATTGGAGTGTTCTCAGGGCACCGCTGGGTGGAAGGGGACCAGGGTGAAAAGAGGGATTATAATGTGGCGGTGAGGATCACTCCACTTAAATACGCTCAGATCTGCCACTGGATCCATGGGGATCCCAGCATGTGTACGAAGGCCTGA